The following are from one region of the Phycisphaerales bacterium genome:
- the fmt gene encoding methionyl-tRNA formyltransferase, with protein sequence MKVVFFGSGAFGIPTLRMLANRHEVAAIVTQPDRPAGRGKSLSPTPIATEAESLLPGVRVLKPEKVNAPDVRDHVRALDAGAWVVIAFGQKLGQKLLADKFAVNLHASLLPRWRGAAPINAAILAGDETTGVSVITLADEMDAGFVVGQAARPLDPSLTIGELHDVLADDGVELVAEVLDRYQAGTLEPIEQDADKVTFAPKLSKTDGWIDFTDSAQACRNRVHGLTPWPGVSIHLGGATLKLLRVAAEQYDHDATPGTLIDAAGLIACGHGTALRLITVQPAGKKPMGFVAFANGRSLAEGEVATPERQPCARSGT encoded by the coding sequence ATGAAGGTCGTGTTCTTTGGATCCGGGGCGTTCGGCATTCCGACGTTGCGAATGCTTGCAAATCGCCACGAGGTCGCCGCCATCGTGACGCAGCCCGATCGTCCCGCCGGCCGGGGCAAGTCGCTCAGCCCCACGCCCATCGCCACCGAGGCCGAGTCGCTGCTGCCCGGCGTCCGGGTGCTCAAGCCCGAGAAGGTCAATGCTCCGGACGTGCGCGACCACGTCCGGGCTTTGGATGCCGGCGCATGGGTCGTCATCGCCTTTGGTCAGAAGCTGGGCCAGAAGCTGCTCGCCGACAAGTTCGCGGTCAACCTGCACGCCTCGCTGCTGCCGCGCTGGCGGGGCGCGGCTCCGATCAACGCCGCCATCCTCGCCGGCGACGAGACCACCGGCGTCAGCGTCATCACCCTGGCCGACGAGATGGACGCCGGGTTCGTGGTGGGCCAGGCCGCCCGCCCGCTCGACCCGAGCCTGACCATCGGTGAGTTGCACGACGTGCTGGCCGACGACGGCGTCGAGTTGGTGGCCGAGGTGCTCGATCGATATCAAGCCGGTACGCTCGAGCCGATCGAGCAGGATGCCGACAAGGTGACGTTCGCCCCCAAGCTCAGCAAGACTGACGGATGGATCGACTTCACCGACTCGGCCCAAGCCTGCCGGAATCGCGTGCACGGCCTGACCCCGTGGCCGGGCGTGAGCATCCACCTGGGCGGCGCCACGCTGAAGCTGCTGCGCGTGGCGGCCGAGCAATACGATCACGACGCCACGCCCGGCACGCTCATCGATGCCGCGGGCCTGATTGCCTGCGGCCACGGGACGGCCCTGCGGCTGATCACCGTGCAGCCGGCGGGCAAGAAGCCCATGGGCTTTGTCGCCTTCGCTAATGGCCGCTCGCTGGCGGAGGGCGAGGTCGCAACCCCGGAGCGTCAGCCATGCGCACGCTCTGGGACCTGA
- the def gene encoding peptide deformylase, with product MPQHAQSTSPTVADAQSLHLRFHPDRVLRAKAQPVGEVTDNVREVAQRMLEIMRQEEGIGLAAPQVGLPWRMFVCAIPADPKASPLPEHIQEHTGGQPWVCIDPELKPVGDLESVEEGCLSLPDIRGQVNRQHAVVMEATGLDGQRFEVQAVGLLARCIQHETDHLDGILIIDKFGQLDRLRTRSALRKLERKAR from the coding sequence ATGCCCCAGCACGCCCAGAGCACCAGCCCGACCGTTGCCGACGCCCAGAGCCTGCACCTGCGCTTCCACCCCGACCGCGTATTGCGAGCCAAGGCCCAGCCCGTGGGCGAGGTGACCGACAACGTCCGCGAAGTCGCGCAGCGCATGCTCGAGATCATGCGTCAGGAAGAGGGCATCGGCCTGGCCGCACCGCAGGTCGGTCTGCCCTGGCGGATGTTCGTGTGCGCCATCCCGGCGGATCCCAAGGCAAGCCCCCTGCCCGAGCACATCCAGGAGCACACCGGCGGCCAGCCCTGGGTCTGCATTGACCCCGAACTCAAGCCCGTGGGTGATCTCGAATCGGTCGAAGAGGGCTGCCTCAGCCTGCCCGACATCCGAGGCCAGGTCAACCGCCAGCACGCCGTCGTGATGGAAGCCACCGGCCTTGACGGCCAGCGCTTCGAGGTCCAGGCCGTGGGCCTGCTGGCCCGTTGCATCCAGCACGAGACCGACCACCTTGACGGCATCCTGATCATCGACAAGTTCGGTCAACTCGACCGCCTGCGAACCCGTTCGGCCCTCCGCAAGCTCGAACGCAAGGCCCGCTGA
- the kdsB gene encoding 3-deoxy-manno-octulosonate cytidylyltransferase: MAGPNAIAIIPARMGSTRFPGKALASETGKPMVVHVCERARMAQSVANVVVATDSQEIRKAVEAHGFDAVMTSAEHPNGTSRLAEATKTMGLDSHQAIVNVQGDEPEIEPGIIDAALMAMEQDVRGATPMRVVLRVPKLGTVATPIRRAEEVTSPNVVKAVLGLIEPDAGVGRALYFSRAPIPFDRDASHAAMPLRHVGIYAYDVFSLHTYVGLPPTPLETSEQLEQLRWLEHGLPIAVAIRQAMHQGIDTPEQYEAFVERFRAGAGG, translated from the coding sequence TTGGCCGGGCCAAACGCCATCGCGATCATCCCCGCCCGCATGGGCTCGACACGCTTCCCGGGCAAGGCACTGGCCAGTGAGACCGGCAAGCCCATGGTCGTGCACGTCTGCGAGCGGGCCAGGATGGCACAGTCCGTCGCCAATGTCGTCGTCGCAACCGACAGCCAGGAGATCCGCAAAGCCGTCGAGGCCCATGGCTTCGACGCGGTGATGACCAGCGCCGAGCACCCCAACGGCACGAGCCGGCTGGCCGAGGCGACAAAGACGATGGGCCTGGACAGCCACCAGGCGATCGTGAACGTGCAGGGGGATGAGCCGGAGATCGAGCCGGGGATCATCGATGCGGCGTTGATGGCAATGGAGCAGGACGTTCGCGGGGCAACGCCGATGAGGGTCGTTCTGCGGGTACCCAAGCTGGGAACCGTGGCGACACCCATTCGCCGGGCCGAGGAAGTGACAAGCCCGAATGTTGTGAAGGCGGTGCTGGGGCTGATCGAGCCCGACGCGGGCGTGGGACGGGCGTTATATTTTTCTCGGGCTCCGATTCCCTTTGATCGAGACGCGAGCCACGCCGCGATGCCGCTGCGACACGTGGGCATCTATGCGTATGACGTGTTCTCGCTCCACACGTACGTCGGCCTGCCTCCCACTCCGCTGGAAACGAGCGAGCAGCTCGAACAACTCCGCTGGCTCGAGCACGGACTGCCTATCGCCGTGGCGATCCGGCAGGCCATGCACCAGGGCATCGACACGCCCGAACAGTACGAGGCGTTCGTGGAGCGCTTTCGGGCCGGGGCGGGCGGATGA
- a CDS encoding CTP synthase: MPDQRNSKHGNDQSQDDWPMPVGSGPAPSDRTLGEDARRRRADELLVQAAEGSLTTEFYSPVPPGYRRGRTKYVAVLGTVMSGLGKGIFAASGAKLLKDKGLVVAPIKMEGYLNIDSGTLNPYRHGEVFVLDDGTECDMDLGTYERMLAQNLSRRNFTTSGQIFSEVLERERLGDYLGRDVQMIPHVTGEVKRKLRELAMYGDGSGRPADVVFVEVGGTVGDYENGFYIEALRELAFEEGPRSVCFVALTYVIEARVLGEQKSKAAQLGIQRLMEAGIQPHMIACRCDNPVTGQAMQKIAMYSNVPMRRVFSMHDRESIYLIPEEMRRDGLDREILSVLDLHDRVDMGQEDRERERWRSFVRGLTSEPEHRIRIALAGKYTDLGDAYASIDKAIEHCAANLHADIEVERFDTTDLTESRIADELSRVDAVIVPGGFGARGVEGKLAVVKHCRETGLPYLGICLGFQVAVIEYARNVLGLTDAASTEFDPDSPNPVISELPEQKKIEGLGGSMRLGAQDVALTPDTLASFLFSGRTTERERFRHRYEVDPGYIDRLTEAGLIFSGRHPTQPIMQVLELPQPGHDEDYDGPTHPYFVAGQFHPELTSRPLEPQPMFMGLCAAAIARRVASGPRPGEPEGPKEISALVRRWLRTPRKRTQPV; encoded by the coding sequence GTGCCCGACCAACGAAACTCGAAGCACGGTAACGACCAATCTCAAGACGACTGGCCCATGCCTGTCGGCAGCGGCCCCGCCCCGTCCGATCGGACGCTGGGAGAGGACGCCCGACGCCGGCGGGCCGACGAACTGCTGGTGCAGGCGGCCGAGGGCTCGCTGACGACCGAGTTCTACTCGCCGGTGCCGCCGGGGTACCGTCGCGGGCGAACCAAGTACGTCGCGGTGCTGGGCACGGTGATGAGCGGGCTGGGCAAGGGCATCTTTGCCGCCAGCGGCGCCAAGCTGCTCAAGGACAAGGGCCTGGTCGTCGCCCCCATCAAGATGGAGGGCTACCTCAACATCGACTCGGGCACGCTGAACCCCTATCGCCATGGCGAGGTGTTCGTGCTCGACGACGGCACCGAGTGCGACATGGACCTGGGGACGTACGAGCGCATGCTTGCGCAGAACCTGAGCCGGAGGAACTTCACGACCTCAGGCCAGATCTTCAGCGAAGTGCTCGAACGCGAGCGGCTGGGCGATTACCTGGGCCGCGACGTGCAGATGATCCCCCACGTCACCGGTGAGGTGAAGCGCAAGCTCCGCGAACTGGCGATGTACGGCGACGGCTCGGGCCGGCCGGCGGACGTGGTGTTCGTCGAGGTTGGCGGCACCGTCGGCGACTACGAGAACGGATTCTACATCGAGGCCCTGCGTGAGCTGGCGTTCGAGGAGGGGCCGCGGTCGGTCTGCTTCGTCGCCCTTACGTACGTCATCGAGGCCCGGGTGCTGGGCGAGCAGAAGAGCAAGGCGGCCCAGCTTGGCATCCAGCGGCTCATGGAAGCGGGCATCCAGCCCCACATGATCGCCTGCCGCTGCGACAACCCGGTGACGGGCCAGGCGATGCAGAAGATCGCGATGTACAGCAACGTTCCGATGCGGCGCGTCTTCAGCATGCACGACCGCGAGAGCATCTACCTGATCCCCGAGGAGATGCGTCGCGACGGGCTCGATCGCGAGATCCTCAGCGTGCTCGACCTGCACGACCGGGTGGACATGGGTCAGGAGGACCGCGAGCGCGAACGCTGGCGCTCGTTCGTGCGCGGCCTGACCAGCGAACCCGAGCACCGCATCCGTATCGCCCTGGCGGGCAAGTACACCGACTTGGGCGATGCGTACGCCTCGATCGACAAGGCCATCGAGCACTGCGCCGCAAACCTGCACGCCGACATCGAGGTCGAACGATTCGACACGACCGACCTGACCGAATCTCGCATCGCCGATGAACTGTCGCGCGTCGATGCGGTGATCGTGCCGGGCGGATTCGGCGCCCGCGGCGTCGAGGGGAAGCTGGCCGTCGTCAAGCATTGCCGCGAGACCGGCCTGCCGTACCTGGGCATCTGCTTGGGCTTCCAGGTCGCGGTGATCGAGTACGCACGCAACGTACTGGGCCTGACCGATGCCGCGTCGACCGAGTTCGATCCCGACTCGCCCAACCCGGTCATCAGCGAACTGCCCGAGCAGAAGAAGATCGAGGGCCTGGGCGGATCGATGCGTCTGGGCGCTCAGGACGTAGCGCTCACCCCCGACACGCTCGCCAGCTTCCTGTTCTCCGGGCGCACGACCGAGCGCGAGCGGTTCCGTCATCGCTACGAGGTCGATCCGGGGTACATTGATCGCCTGACCGAGGCGGGGCTCATCTTCAGCGGCCGCCACCCGACCCAGCCCATCATGCAGGTGCTCGAGCTTCCGCAGCCCGGGCACGATGAGGACTACGACGGCCCGACCCACCCCTACTTCGTCGCCGGCCAGTTCCACCCCGAGCTTACAAGTCGGCCGCTGGAGCCCCAGCCGATGTTTATGGGCCTGTGCGCCGCGGCCATTGCCCGGCGCGTTGCCTCGGGCCCACGCCCGGGCGAACCAGAGGGGCCCAAGGAAATCTCCGCACTGGTGCGGCGATGGTTGCGAACGCCGCGCAAGCGCACGCAGCCGGTCTGA
- the panC gene encoding pantoate--beta-alanine ligase, producing the protein MRIIRSADELAEYHHQFPLAPGGVLVPTMGALHAGHVALIRQGAEEAQRRGLAAGCVVTVFVNPTQFDEAHDFERYPRVLEADAAACEAAGASTVIAPTVEMVYPHGVEALGPKVPAVAVDKGLEDRFRPGHFVGVAKVLVRLFDLARPAAAVFGEKDWQQLQLARALVEQEGLGIEILGGPTVRDDDGLALSSRNRFLDADERAAALAIPRALRAASQAQTAGLAEAAMRTVLEGLRIEYATIRDARSLESVAPASRPSDGEFRALITCRLGQTRLLDNAAWPLPADSPLHGF; encoded by the coding sequence ATGCGGATCATCCGTTCGGCCGATGAGCTTGCCGAGTATCACCACCAGTTTCCGCTCGCCCCCGGCGGCGTGCTGGTTCCCACCATGGGCGCTCTGCACGCGGGCCACGTTGCATTGATCCGCCAGGGAGCCGAGGAGGCCCAGCGACGGGGGCTCGCCGCGGGCTGCGTGGTCACGGTGTTCGTCAATCCGACGCAGTTCGACGAAGCCCATGACTTCGAGCGCTACCCCAGGGTGCTCGAGGCCGATGCGGCCGCGTGCGAGGCGGCCGGCGCCAGCACGGTCATCGCCCCCACGGTGGAGATGGTGTATCCCCACGGCGTCGAAGCGCTCGGGCCAAAGGTGCCGGCCGTCGCGGTGGACAAGGGGCTCGAAGATCGCTTCCGTCCGGGTCACTTCGTGGGCGTGGCGAAGGTGCTGGTCCGGCTGTTCGATCTCGCACGGCCGGCGGCGGCGGTGTTTGGCGAGAAGGACTGGCAGCAACTCCAGCTCGCGCGAGCCCTGGTGGAGCAGGAAGGGCTGGGCATCGAGATCCTCGGCGGGCCAACCGTGCGAGACGATGACGGGCTGGCGCTGAGCAGCCGGAACCGATTCCTGGACGCTGACGAGCGAGCCGCGGCCCTGGCGATTCCCCGAGCGTTGCGGGCGGCCTCGCAGGCGCAGACTGCGGGGCTGGCCGAAGCGGCGATGCGGACGGTGCTGGAGGGCCTTCGCATCGAGTACGCCACGATCCGAGACGCCCGAAGCCTTGAATCAGTCGCCCCCGCGTCGCGGCCAAGCGACGGCGAGTTTCGGGCCCTGATCACCTGCCGGCTCGGCCAGACGCGGCTGTTGGACAACGCGGCCTGGCCGCTGCCAGCCGATTCTCCCTTGCACGGCTTCTAA
- the gcvT gene encoding glycine cleavage system aminomethyltransferase GcvT, with translation MLKTPLHKLHLEHGGKMVEYAGWEMPISYGSVQEEHVQVRTSGGMFDVSHMGRLKITGRHARRLLGRVCSRRIGDMQQGQCRYGLILNEQGGVKDDVLVYRMDDTEFLVVVNAANRDKIVEHLNTVIAQDELVVKMDDQTTKTAMVAIQGPKVMDLVSRVSSEVPTLKRYRFTVKNLLIAKLLVSRTGYTGEDGVEVILPASIVDMALKLLLKDVDLDAEQSDMKLIGLGARDTLRLEAGMPLYGHELGEDINALSCGVDFAIKMDKDEGDMPEPFIGQEALRKTIAEGGPARTLAAFVVEGKRTPRQGMAIKAGGKEIGTVTSGCTSPTLGMPIAMGIIDKDANQPGAKVTIDTGRAELEAEVRANPLYKKPKA, from the coding sequence TTGCTCAAGACCCCGCTCCACAAGCTCCACCTCGAACACGGCGGCAAGATGGTCGAGTACGCCGGGTGGGAGATGCCCATCAGCTATGGCTCGGTGCAGGAAGAGCACGTGCAGGTGCGCACGAGCGGGGGCATGTTTGACGTCTCGCACATGGGGCGGCTGAAGATCACCGGTCGCCACGCCCGCCGGCTGCTTGGCCGCGTGTGCTCGCGACGCATCGGCGACATGCAGCAGGGCCAGTGCCGCTACGGCCTGATCCTCAACGAGCAGGGCGGGGTGAAGGACGACGTGCTGGTGTATCGCATGGACGACACCGAGTTTCTGGTGGTTGTCAACGCGGCCAACCGGGACAAGATCGTCGAGCACCTGAACACGGTCATCGCCCAGGACGAGCTGGTCGTCAAGATGGACGACCAGACCACCAAGACGGCCATGGTCGCCATCCAGGGCCCCAAGGTGATGGATCTTGTCAGCCGCGTCAGCAGCGAGGTGCCCACGCTCAAGCGGTACCGCTTCACGGTCAAGAACCTGCTGATCGCCAAGCTGCTGGTCTCGCGCACGGGCTACACGGGCGAGGACGGCGTGGAGGTCATCCTGCCGGCAAGCATCGTTGACATGGCCCTCAAGCTGCTGCTCAAGGACGTCGACCTGGACGCCGAGCAGAGCGATATGAAGCTCATCGGCCTGGGCGCCCGCGACACGCTGCGACTCGAGGCGGGCATGCCGCTGTACGGCCACGAGTTGGGCGAAGACATCAACGCCCTGTCGTGCGGCGTCGACTTTGCCATCAAGATGGACAAGGACGAGGGCGACATGCCCGAGCCGTTCATCGGGCAGGAGGCGCTCAGGAAGACCATCGCCGAGGGAGGCCCCGCCCGCACGCTGGCGGCCTTCGTCGTCGAGGGCAAGCGCACGCCGCGGCAGGGCATGGCCATCAAGGCCGGCGGCAAGGAAATCGGCACGGTCACCAGCGGATGCACCAGCCCGACGCTGGGCATGCCCATCGCCATGGGCATCATCGACAAGGACGCCAACCAGCCGGGCGCCAAGGTCACCATCGACACGGGCCGGGCCGAACTCGAGGCGGAGGTCCGCGCGAACCCGCTGTACAAGAAGCCCAAGGCTTAG
- the crcB gene encoding fluoride efflux transporter CrcB: protein MKVFLDILAVALGGALGASTRYGVGRTALAMLKEHPLALPAATLAVNIAGCLAIGLVLPWLLAREGDGAPHHLRLLVVVGALGAFTTYSTFGVETFMLWREGRAGVALASVALHLVLGFAAVACGVLIGERVIA, encoded by the coding sequence GTGAAGGTCTTTCTCGACATCCTCGCCGTTGCGCTGGGTGGCGCCCTGGGCGCCTCGACGCGCTACGGCGTGGGGCGCACGGCCCTGGCGATGCTCAAGGAGCACCCCCTCGCATTGCCAGCCGCGACGCTGGCGGTCAACATCGCCGGCTGCCTTGCCATCGGCCTGGTGCTTCCCTGGCTGCTCGCGCGAGAGGGCGACGGCGCGCCGCACCACCTGCGCCTGCTCGTGGTGGTGGGGGCGCTGGGAGCGTTTACGACCTACAGCACCTTCGGTGTCGAGACGTTCATGCTCTGGCGCGAGGGCCGGGCCGGCGTGGCGCTGGCTTCTGTCGCACTGCACCTCGTGCTCGGGTTCGCGGCCGTTGCTTGTGGCGTGCTCATCGGCGAGCGCGTGATTGCCTAA
- a CDS encoding homogentisate 1,2-dioxygenase, translating into MPYYTKLGTLPKKRHTQFRRPDGKLYSEELFGTEGFVGPTSTMYHIHPPTQVTGWTNLYSTKPEYVEMDTMRMRHLRTGGQFTPPRGDSVTGRVVLFGNSDVEMAVCNPAERMQYHFKNGQGDECFFVHFGSGTVRTFMGTLKFGPKDYIVIPKGIIYHMEWDERPDAGGDEEKFGGHAKAEMPFGKFVLFETANASHILPPPRYLSKKTSQFLEHAPYCERDLVLPIADDEHPLFTDELGDYEVRIKSRDSVHSYQYKYHPCDIVGWDGCYYPYIFNIDDFAPITGQLHMPPPIHQTFEGHNFVICSFCPRALDFHPEAIPVPYNHSNLDSDEILYYVEGNYKARRGIEQGSITLHPQGIPHGPHPGTVEKSLGAKWTDELAVMCDTFRPMFPTKAALQIDDHDYPASWIDAPAPGANANGSANGSASGAAGGRTPATARLEK; encoded by the coding sequence ATGCCCTATTACACCAAGCTCGGCACCCTCCCCAAGAAGCGGCACACCCAGTTCCGCCGTCCCGATGGCAAGCTCTACAGCGAAGAACTCTTCGGCACCGAGGGCTTCGTCGGGCCCACCAGCACGATGTACCACATCCATCCGCCCACCCAGGTGACCGGGTGGACCAACCTCTACTCGACCAAGCCCGAGTACGTCGAGATGGACACGATGCGCATGCGCCACCTGCGCACGGGCGGGCAGTTCACCCCGCCCAGGGGCGACAGCGTGACCGGCCGCGTCGTGCTCTTTGGCAACAGCGACGTCGAGATGGCCGTGTGCAACCCGGCCGAGCGGATGCAGTACCACTTCAAGAACGGTCAGGGCGACGAGTGCTTCTTCGTGCACTTCGGCTCGGGCACGGTCCGCACGTTCATGGGCACGCTCAAGTTCGGCCCCAAGGACTACATCGTGATCCCCAAGGGCATCATCTACCACATGGAATGGGACGAGCGGCCCGACGCCGGCGGCGACGAAGAGAAGTTCGGCGGCCACGCCAAGGCCGAGATGCCCTTCGGCAAGTTCGTGCTCTTCGAGACGGCCAACGCCAGCCACATCCTGCCGCCGCCGCGCTACCTCAGCAAGAAGACAAGCCAGTTCCTGGAGCACGCGCCGTATTGCGAGCGCGACCTGGTGCTGCCCATCGCCGACGACGAGCACCCGCTCTTTACCGACGAACTGGGCGACTACGAGGTGCGCATCAAGAGCCGCGACAGCGTGCACTCGTACCAGTACAAGTACCACCCGTGCGACATCGTCGGCTGGGACGGCTGCTATTATCCCTACATCTTCAACATCGACGACTTCGCGCCGATCACGGGGCAGTTGCACATGCCCCCGCCCATCCACCAGACCTTCGAGGGGCACAACTTCGTCATCTGCTCGTTCTGCCCCAGGGCCCTGGACTTCCACCCAGAGGCCATTCCGGTTCCTTACAACCACAGCAACCTGGACAGCGACGAGATCCTGTACTACGTCGAGGGCAACTACAAGGCGCGGCGCGGTATCGAGCAGGGCTCGATCACGCTGCACCCCCAGGGCATTCCGCACGGCCCGCACCCCGGCACCGTCGAGAAGAGCCTGGGCGCCAAGTGGACCGACGAGCTGGCGGTGATGTGCGACACGTTCCGCCCGATGTTCCCCACCAAGGCGGCGCTCCAGATCGACGACCACGACTACCCGGCCAGCTGGATCGATGCGCCGGCCCCCGGGGCCAACGCCAATGGCAGCGCCAACGGGAGCGCGAGCGGCGCCGCCGGCGGTCGCACCCCCGCGACGGCGAGGCTCGAGAAGTGA
- a CDS encoding GC-type dockerin domain-anchored protein, translating to MRRAAIYVSALVAMAMATAGSSATLADPCDSVRIPPPDVVPPIDFGGRLIIDGDFWFIGDVNARVLCPGYFGCTSGAMHVYEMVDGSLEHRQMIIPPTPRAGDFFSGAADLHEGRLIIGSLTEEWPGLTAKGGAFVYEYDGRNWVQTSDIRPPDGIDPTLSSRLGSFVAIEGNAAYLRPLSKRTVFAYQFDEGEWMFDGLIESPDGLPANAFFGQIVVPHGPWLFINAPQDSTAFDRGGSVYVFRRDAGGSIEFHQKLMPFDAPGGVSKNQFFGIDVAFDGETLAIGAPGAMRGGLEVGAVLTYELAGDEWTFVQELLPPTSDGGVNMGLPVVVDADTLLSGSQRTPTTSAAVHYFHRNARGEWAPVAKLIPDAPDIRTTARNSLATRGRWALVGAPDDLDPSGETTGAAYLFDLSCFDCPPDLDLDGALTIFDFLTYLNLFQDGDAQADFDGDGELTIFDFLAFQDALQAGC from the coding sequence ATGCGACGAGCCGCAATCTACGTGTCCGCCCTCGTGGCGATGGCGATGGCGACGGCCGGATCTTCGGCGACACTCGCCGACCCCTGCGACAGCGTTCGCATTCCGCCGCCCGACGTCGTCCCACCGATCGACTTCGGCGGCCGGCTCATCATCGACGGCGACTTCTGGTTCATCGGCGACGTCAACGCCCGCGTGCTCTGCCCGGGGTACTTCGGCTGCACGAGCGGGGCGATGCACGTCTACGAGATGGTCGACGGGTCGCTCGAGCATCGCCAGATGATCATCCCGCCCACCCCGAGGGCGGGCGACTTCTTCAGCGGCGCGGCGGACCTGCACGAAGGCCGGCTCATCATCGGATCCCTGACCGAGGAATGGCCCGGGCTCACGGCCAAGGGCGGCGCCTTCGTGTACGAGTACGACGGGCGCAACTGGGTCCAGACGAGCGACATCCGGCCGCCCGATGGCATCGATCCCACGCTGTCGAGCCGCCTCGGGAGCTTCGTCGCCATCGAGGGCAACGCGGCCTACCTGCGACCGCTGAGCAAGCGGACCGTCTTCGCCTATCAGTTCGACGAGGGCGAGTGGATGTTCGATGGGCTCATCGAGAGTCCAGACGGGTTGCCGGCCAACGCGTTCTTCGGCCAGATCGTGGTTCCGCACGGGCCGTGGCTGTTCATCAACGCGCCCCAGGATTCGACGGCGTTCGATCGCGGTGGCTCCGTGTACGTGTTCCGCCGCGATGCGGGCGGGTCGATCGAGTTCCACCAGAAGCTGATGCCGTTCGATGCGCCCGGCGGCGTTTCGAAGAACCAGTTCTTCGGCATCGACGTCGCCTTCGACGGCGAAACGCTCGCGATTGGAGCCCCCGGGGCAATGCGGGGCGGGCTGGAAGTCGGAGCAGTACTCACGTACGAGCTCGCAGGCGATGAATGGACGTTCGTGCAGGAGTTGCTCCCGCCGACGTCGGACGGCGGAGTAAACATGGGCCTGCCCGTCGTCGTGGATGCAGACACGCTGCTGTCGGGTTCGCAGCGCACGCCGACCACGTCCGCGGCCGTCCACTACTTCCACCGCAATGCGCGCGGGGAGTGGGCGCCTGTCGCCAAATTGATCCCCGATGCGCCGGACATCAGGACCACCGCCCGCAACTCGCTCGCGACGCGGGGTCGCTGGGCGCTCGTCGGCGCTCCCGATGACCTCGATCCCTCTGGCGAGACCACTGGAGCGGCGTACCTCTTCGACCTTTCGTGCTTTGACTGCCCCCCCGATCTCGACCTCGACGGCGCCCTCACCATCTTCGACTTCCTGACCTACCTCAACCTTTTCCAGGACGGCGACGCGCAAGCCGATTTCGATGGCGACGGCGAATTGACGATCTTCGACTTCCTGGCGTTCCAGGACGCGCTCCAGGCGGGGTGTTGA
- a CDS encoding DCC1-like thiol-disulfide oxidoreductase family protein: MPEAHPIILFDGTCAFCDRTVRLLNRLDRADRLRYAPLDSEAARFLFQKHDVPDAIDSVVLVQPDANGGRAMVESDAAIGIARVLGLPWSLAVVLKIVPRSWRDAAYRFIARHRYRLFGRVEACGLPTEAQRNKVLQTRAEVEGGT, translated from the coding sequence ATGCCCGAAGCCCACCCGATCATCCTCTTCGACGGCACGTGCGCCTTCTGCGACCGCACCGTCCGCCTGCTCAACCGCCTGGACCGGGCCGATCGCCTCCGCTACGCCCCGCTGGACAGCGAGGCGGCGAGGTTCCTCTTCCAGAAGCACGACGTGCCCGACGCGATCGACTCGGTCGTGCTCGTGCAACCCGACGCCAACGGGGGGCGGGCCATGGTCGAGAGCGACGCGGCCATCGGCATCGCCCGCGTGCTGGGCCTGCCCTGGTCGCTGGCGGTGGTCCTCAAGATCGTTCCCCGCTCGTGGAGGGACGCCGCGTATCGCTTCATCGCCCGCCACCGCTACCGCCTCTTCGGCCGCGTCGAGGCCTGCGGCCTGCCCACCGAGGCCCAGCGCAACAAGGTGCTGCAGACGCGGGCGGAGGTGGAGGGGGGGACGTAG